A portion of the Musa acuminata AAA Group cultivar baxijiao chromosome BXJ1-1, Cavendish_Baxijiao_AAA, whole genome shotgun sequence genome contains these proteins:
- the LOC103990854 gene encoding glutamine synthetase nodule isozyme: MSLLTDLINLNLSDCTEKIIAEYIWVGGSGMDIRSKARTLSGPVSDPSQLPRWNYDGSSTGQAPGQDSEVILYPQAIYRDPFRRGNDILVMCDCYTPQGEPIPTNKRHNAAKIFSNPAVAAEETWFGIEQEYTLLRKDVKWPLGWPIGGFPGPQGPYYCSAGADKAFGRDIVDAHYKACLYAGIDISGINGEVMPGQWEFQVGPCVGISAGDQLWVARYILERITEIAGVVLSFDPKPIQGDWNGAGAHTNYSTKSMRSNGGYEVIKEAIQKLGLRHKEHIAAYGEGNERRLTGRHETADINTFVWGVANRGASIRVGRDTEKSGKGYFEDRRPASNMDPYVVTSMIAETTILWNSA, from the exons ATGTCTCTGCTCACAGATCTTATCAACCTCAACCTCTCTGACTGCACTGAGAAGATCATCGCTGAGTACATATG GGTTGGGGGGTCCGGCATGGACATCAGGAGCAAAGCAAGG ACGCTCTCAGGCCCTGTCAGTGACCCCAGCCAACTTCCAAGGTGGAACTATGATGGTTCGAGCACCGGCCAAGCTCCCGGACAGGACAGCGAAGTGATCCTCTA TCCTCAAGCTATTTACAGGGACCCTTTCAGGAGGGGCAACGACATCCTT GTTATGTGTGATTGCTACACACCACAAGGAGAGCCGATTCCCACCAACAAAAGACACAATGCTGCTAAGATCTTCAGCAACCCTGCTGTTGCTGCAGAAGAAACCTG GTTTGGGATCGAGCAAGAGTACACTCTCCTCCGGAAGGATGTCAAGTGGCCTCTTGGGTGGCCCATTGGAGGCTTTCCTGGCCCCCAG GGCCCTTACTACTGCTCCGCTGGTGCTGACAAAGCTTTTGGGCGTGACATTGTTGATGCCCACTACAAAGCCTGTCTCTATGCGGGAATCGACATCAGTGGCATCAATGGAGAGGTCATGCCGGGCCAG TGGGAGTTTCAAGTAGGGCCTTGTGTTGGCATCTCGGCTGGTGACCAGCTGTGGGTTGCTCGCTACATACTTGAG CGAATTACTGAGATCGCTGGAGTGGTGCTTTCCTTTGATCCAAAGCCGATTCAG GGTGATTGGAATGGCGCTGGTGCTCACACAAATTACAG TACGAAGTCCATGAGGAGTAATGGAGGGTATGAAGTCATCAAGGAGGCAATTCAGAAACTTGGCCTGAGGCACAAGGAGCACATAGCTGCCTATGGAGAAGGGAACGAGCGCCGCCTCACCGGGCGCCATGAGACTGCTGATATCAACACCTTTGTTTGG GGAGTAGCGAACCGTGGGGCATCGATTCGCGTTGGACGTGACACTGAAAAATCTGGCAAAG GTTATTTCGAAGACCGAAGGCCTGCTTCCAACATGGATCCTTATGTCGTCACTTCCATGATCGCAGAGACTACCATCCTTTGGAACTCAGCTTAA
- the LOC135673865 gene encoding condensin-2 complex subunit H2-like: MSGRDDLVGCDESGGTRFHFLQPNRDLQSNWEVDLAKKLEEYLLKICSGEISSDQDHELNSVNFAEAALLLQGSIQVYSRKVDFLHSLVLHALEFLSQKRHHQDENASSQPDANGDESNAFFDEGNEFFLGLDDVPVVAKNCLDDEPEKNESSKHFAKPPANLLVLEGDCLDSCGDGSELETYLLATCDFYGDFLLLDPCDARAVYDFSRTGSSVRSKKCRSPLKSPIIRSGGTAHKSSLGKNQGININEFSEDCYGFGINNDTQFAGSHVDHGYPDDDMHHVDEPNFACSNPQDESDDDIDDPWKPLNPHEPGNLKVKPFKRVKGFGRHVTHYSRRNTQTSQFPIAKLDAIIDPEFAESFKAQQSLQKRLHESEPLPLFEKLRRTLNFGEEVTYDCFCDFGDDNGENGVENDVPDFSQEETDLPNEMYDTDAEGPLCNEKQGDGANTSDGVKAFEQENPDLHANLEDLCRAHLDSLLASIAETEKQTEMAARVSTWKQRVEQTLEEQEICPPFDIHLYGERILDKLLIEAESGDGIPFTNVVKGQSKHEVARMFSALLQLVNNGNVDLQTAPAKGELVCHTDLNPFYVKLTGNGSRRGEINDRSARKRLKSPVRKVCKKTNFSTSEAISPSNSAAQNGRFSAKLGKGSIIRFTPDGKRRRRSARFIEPFDLRSTG, translated from the exons ATGAGCGGTAGAGACGACTTAGTGGGATGCGACGAGTCCGGTGGAACGCGATTCCACTTCCTCCAACCCAATCGCGACCTCCAATCTAACTGGGAGGTCGACCTCGCCAAGAAGCTTGAGGAGTACCTCTTGAAGATCTGCTCCGGCGAGATTTCTTCTGATCAGGACCACGAGCTCAACTCCGTGAACTTTGCCGAAG CTGCGCTGCTGCTACAGGGATCCATTCAGGTGTATAGCCGGAAGGTCGATTTCCTTCATTCGCTGGTCTTGCATGCCTTGGAGTTTCTTTCGCAGAAGAG GCATCATCAAGATGAAAATGCTTCTAGTCAGCCAGATGCAAATGGAGATGAATCCAATGCATTTTTTGATGAAGGGAATGAATTTTTTTTGGGGTTAGATGATGTGCCAG TTGTAGCAAAGAATTGTCTGGATGATGAGCCTGAGAAAAACGAATCTTCAAAGCATTTTGCCAAGCCTCCTGCCAATTTGCTTGTGCTAGAAGGAGACTGTTTAGATTCCTGTGGTGACGGTAGTGAATTAGAAACGTATCTG TTAGCAACCTGTGATTTTTATGGAGATTTTCTTTTGTTAGATCCTTGTGATGCTAGAGCAGTTTATGATTTTTCAAGAACAGGCAGTTCAGTGAGATCTAAAAAATGCCGCAGTCCATTAAAATCTCCAATTATAAGATCTGGGGGAACTGCTCATAAATCAAGTCTTGGGAAAAACCAAGGCATAAATATAAATGAATTTTCAGAGGATTGTTATGGCTTTGGGATCAACAATGACACCCAGTTTGCTGGATCACATGTTGACCATGGTTATCCTGATGATGACATGCATCATGTAGATGAACCCAATTTTGCATGTTCAAATCCTCAGGATGAATCTGATGACGATATTGATGATCCCTGGAAGCCATTGAATCCTCATGAACCAGGAAACTTGAAAGTAAAACCATTTAAAAGAG TAAAGGGATTTGGAAGGCATGTGACTCATTATTCTAGGCGGAACACCCAGACTTCTCAGTTTCCTATTGCAAAACTTGATGCTATCATTGATCCAGAGTTTGCAGAATCATTTAAAGCACAACAAAGTTTGCAGAAAAGATTGCACGAATCTGAACCACTGCCTCTCTTTGAAAAG CTAAGAAGAACTCTCAACTTTGGAGAAGAAGTAACCTATGACTGTTTTTGTGATTTTGGGGATGACAATGGTGAGAATGGAGTTGAGAATGATGTTCCTGACTTTAGTCAAGAGGAAACTGATTTACCAAATGAGATGTATGATACAGATGCAGAAGGACCTCTCTGCAATGAAAAG CAAGGTGATGGTGCAAATACCTCTGATGGTGTTAAAGCTTTCGAACAAGAGAATCCAGATTTGCATGCAAACCTTGAAGATTTGTGTCGGGCACACCTG GATTCCCTGCTTGCTAGCATAGCCGAAACTGAGAAGCAGACAGAGATGGCTGCACGGGTTTCAACATGGAAGCAGCGAGTTGAGCAAACTTTGGAAGAGCAA GAGATATGCCCGCCTTTTGATATTCACTTGTATGGTGAGAGAATCTTGGACAAACTTTTGATAGAAGCAGAGAGTGGAGACGGCATACCCTTTACAAATGTTGTTAAGGGTCAATCCAAACATGAAGTTGCTAGAATGTTTTCTGCACTGCTGCAGCTG GTAAATAATGGGAATGTTGATCTCCAAACAGCTCCAGCCAAGGGTGAGCTAGTATGCCACACGGATTTAAATCCTTTTTATGTCAAGCTCACTGGCAACGGTAGCAGAAGAGGGGAAATTAATGACCGTTCAGCAAGGAAAAGATTGAAGTCACCTgttagaaaagtgtgcaagaaaaCTAATTTCTCTACTTCAGAGGCCATCTCACCCTCAAACTCAGCAGCTCAGAATGGCAGGTTCTCTGCTAAGCTTGGTAAGGGCAGCATCATCAGGTTTACACCTGATGGGAAAAGAAGACGAAGGTCTGCTCGTTTTATCGAACCATTTGATTTACGGTCTACAGGCTGA
- the LOC103990846 gene encoding nudix hydrolase 17, mitochondrial — translation MVSLVSRQGRQLQRYTKSGGRLVVGCIPYKFSPHGEGLDKSMEVLVISSPKGNGLLFPKGGWETDETIKEAASREALEEAGVQGNVERKLGRWRYKSRTYDAYYEGIMFPLNVTEELGDWPEMHVRQRKWVTVAEAKEGCQHPWMKEALERLVKRVSDSGRRRSSSSTIAAS, via the exons atggtGTCGTTGGTGTCGCGACAGGGCAGGCAGTTGCAGCGCTACACCAAGAGCGGGGGTCGCCTCGTCGTCGG GTGCATTCCTTACAAGTTTAGCCCCCACGGTGAAGGCCTCGACAAGTCGATGGAGGTCCTCGTCATCAGCTCGCCCAAAGGCAATGGGTTGCTGTTCCCGAAG GGTGGTTGGGAGACGGACGAGACCATAAAAGAAGCAGCCTCGCGGGAGGCATTGGAGGAAGCTGGCGTGCAAGGGAACGTCGAG CGTAAGCTTGGGAGATGGAGGTACAAGAGCAGAACGTACGATGCATACTATGAGGGCATCATGTTCCCTCTGAATGTTACCGAGGAACTGGGAGATTGGCCTGAGATGCATGTGAGACAACGCAAATGG GTGACGGTGGCCGAAGCCAAAGAGGGATGCCAGCATCCATGGATGAAGGAAGCACTTGAGAGATTGGTGAAGCGGGTCTCCGATTCCGgcaggaggaggagcagcagcagcactaTCGCAGCATCTTAG